The Actinopolyspora erythraea genome has a segment encoding these proteins:
- a CDS encoding IucA/IucC family protein: MSSGRTSAHEPASHLTPEHWRVVNRRLVRKALAELSHERLLTPTPVGAGRYVVSSDDGRVRYHFEARIGSLLHWSVDADSITRHRDGAELPLDAMELFLELRDTLGLHDGLLPVYLEEISSTLESDAFKLAKPRVSSGELLDAGFQAIESGMTEGHPCFLANSGRIGFDITESAKYAPEAGAPLRLVWLAAHRDRVGFSASAGLDYDELVRSELDQSTRERFEERIREFGLDPADYLFVPVHPWQWDNKLPVTFAAEFANRNLVHLGSGDDDYLPQQSIRTFFNSSSPERHYVKTAISVLNMGFLRGLSPEYMRATPAINDWVSELIFGDELLRESGFDILRELAAVGYHNEYYTAAAKDSPYRKMLAALWRESPVPKLRDGQRAATMASLLHVDEFGEPLVGTLISRSGLAPADWLRRYLDAYLRPLLHCFYAYGVVFMPHGENIILVLEDGVPNRVLLKDIGEEVAVIEPETELPAEIERIRSEVPENLRALSLFTDVFDCFFRFLCSITHEHGLLDERDFWRTVAECVADYEADAPELRERFRKYDLFAERYELSCLNRLQLGNNQQMVNLQDPASALKIAGTLDNPIAPHAPTRD, translated from the coding sequence GTGAGTTCCGGGAGGACCAGCGCGCACGAACCCGCTTCCCACCTGACTCCGGAGCACTGGCGGGTGGTCAACCGACGGCTGGTGCGCAAGGCACTGGCCGAGCTCTCGCACGAACGACTGCTGACCCCCACCCCGGTCGGCGCGGGGCGCTATGTGGTCAGCAGCGACGATGGCAGGGTGCGCTACCACTTCGAGGCCAGGATCGGCAGCCTGCTGCACTGGTCGGTCGACGCCGACAGCATCACCCGGCACCGCGACGGCGCGGAGCTGCCGCTCGACGCGATGGAGCTCTTCCTTGAGCTGCGCGACACGCTGGGGCTGCACGACGGGCTGCTGCCGGTGTACCTGGAGGAGATCAGCAGCACGCTGGAGAGCGACGCGTTCAAACTCGCCAAACCCCGGGTGAGCTCGGGGGAACTGCTGGACGCCGGGTTCCAGGCGATCGAGTCGGGCATGACCGAGGGGCACCCGTGCTTTCTGGCCAACAGCGGCCGGATCGGCTTCGACATCACCGAGTCCGCGAAGTACGCACCGGAGGCGGGCGCGCCGCTGCGGCTGGTGTGGCTGGCCGCGCACCGCGACCGGGTCGGCTTCAGCGCCTCGGCGGGGCTGGACTACGACGAGCTCGTCCGGTCCGAACTGGACCAATCGACCCGCGAGCGGTTCGAGGAGCGAATCCGCGAGTTCGGACTGGACCCGGCGGACTACCTGTTCGTGCCGGTGCACCCCTGGCAGTGGGACAATAAGCTGCCCGTGACGTTCGCGGCGGAGTTCGCCAACCGCAACCTGGTCCACCTCGGCAGCGGCGACGACGACTACCTGCCGCAGCAGTCCATCCGGACGTTCTTCAACTCCAGCTCGCCGGAGCGGCACTACGTCAAAACGGCGATCTCGGTGCTGAACATGGGCTTTCTCCGGGGGCTCTCCCCCGAGTACATGCGCGCCACCCCGGCCATCAACGACTGGGTGAGCGAACTGATCTTCGGTGACGAGCTGTTACGCGAGTCGGGATTCGACATCCTGCGCGAACTGGCCGCCGTCGGCTACCACAACGAGTACTACACGGCCGCGGCGAAGGACTCGCCGTACCGCAAGATGCTGGCCGCGCTCTGGCGGGAGAGCCCGGTGCCGAAGCTGCGGGACGGGCAGCGCGCGGCCACCATGGCCTCGCTGCTGCACGTGGACGAGTTCGGCGAACCCCTGGTGGGCACGCTGATCTCCCGCTCGGGACTGGCACCGGCCGACTGGCTGCGGCGCTACCTGGACGCCTACCTGCGGCCGCTGCTGCACTGCTTCTACGCCTACGGCGTGGTGTTCATGCCGCACGGCGAGAACATCATCCTGGTGCTGGAGGACGGGGTCCCGAATCGGGTGCTGCTCAAGGACATCGGCGAGGAGGTCGCGGTGATCGAGCCGGAGACCGAACTGCCCGCCGAGATCGAGCGGATCCGCTCCGAGGTGCCCGAGAACCTGCGGGCGCTCTCGCTGTTCACCGACGTCTTCGACTGCTTCTTCCGCTTCCTGTGCTCGATCACGCACGAGCACGGGCTGCTGGACGAGCGGGACTTCTGGCGGACGGTGGCCGAGTGCGTGGCCGACTACGAGGCGGACGCGCCCGAACTGCGGGAGCGGTTCCGCAAGTACGACCTGTTCGCCGAGCGGTACGAGCTGTCCTGCCTCAACCGGTTGCAGCTGGGCAACAACCAGCAGATGGTGAACCTGCAGGACCCGGCGAGCGCGCTGAAGATCGCGGGGACGCTGGACAACCCGATCGCGCCCCACGCGCCCACGCGGGACTGA